The following proteins come from a genomic window of Elgaria multicarinata webbii isolate HBS135686 ecotype San Diego chromosome 10, rElgMul1.1.pri, whole genome shotgun sequence:
- the IDH3B gene encoding isocitrate dehydrogenase [NAD] subunit beta, mitochondrial isoform X3: MAALSCVRAAVTRSCELWRCLGTSAALLQRQAPAEYTKSEGIFSATMLPGDGVGPELMHSVKEVFKAAGVPVQFDEHHLSEVQNMASEEILDEVLESMKKSKVALIGKIHTPMEYKGELASYDMRLRRKLDLFANVVHVNSLPGYKTRHNNLDLVIIREQTEGEYSSLEHESAKGVIECLKIITRAKSQRIAKFAFDFATKKGRSKVTAVHKANIMKLGDGLFLRCCEEVAELYPKIKFDTMIIDNCCMQLVQNPYQFDVLVMPNLYGNIIDNLAAGLVGGAGVVPGESYSAEYAVFEMGARHPFAQAVGRNIANPTAMLLSSANMLRHLNLEYHSAMISDAVRKVIKVGKVRTQDMGGYSTTSDFVKSVIDHLHPHYGV; this comes from the exons ATGGCGGCGCTCAGTTGTGTCCGGGCGGCGGTAACCAGG AGCTGTGAGTTGTGGAGATGCCTTGGAACCTCAGCGGCACTTCTGCAGAGGCAAGCGCCG GCAGAGTACACCAAATCCGAGGGGATCTTCTCGGCCACCATGTTGCCAGGGGACGGGGTGGGCCCAGAGCTCATGCACTCTGTCAAGGAAGTATTCAAG GCGGCCGGAGTTCCTGTGCAGTTCGATGAACACCACCTCAGTGAGGTGCAGAACATGGCTTCGGAGGAAATCCTGGACGAGGTTCTTGAGTCCATGAAAAAGAGCAAAGTGGCCCTCATag GGAAGATCCACACCCCCATGGAGTACAAAGGGGAGCTGGCTTCCTATGACATGAGGCTCAG GCGCAAGCTGGACCTCTTTGCCAACGTGGTCCATGTGAATAGCCTGCCTGGCTACAAAACCCGGCACAACAACTTGGACCTGGTGATAATCCGCGAGCAGACCGAGGGGGAGTACAGCTCCCTGGAACACGAG AGCGCGAAGGGTGTCATTGAATGCCTGAAGATCATCACTCGGGCCAAATCGCAGCGCATCGCCAAGTTTGCCTTCGACTTCGCCACCAAGAAGGGGCGCTCTAAGGTCACGGCTGTGCACAAAGCCAACATcat GAAGCTGGGCGATGGGCTCTTCTTGCGCTGCTGCGAAGAGGTGGCTGAGCTGTACCCCAAGATCAAGTTTGACACCATGATCATCGACAACTGCTGCATGCAG CTCGTGCAAAACCCCTACCAGTTTGACGTCTTGGTCATGCCCAACTTATATGGCAACATCATTGACAACCTGGCGGCCGGCCTGGTCGGCGGGGCTGGCGTGGTCCCTGGCGAAAGCTACAGTGCGGAGTACGCCGTCTTTGAGATG GGCGCCCGCCACCCTTTCGCCCAAGCCGTAGGGAGGAATATTGCCAACCCCACCGCCATGTTGCTTTCGTCGGCCAATATGCTGCGACATCTCAA CTTGGAGTATCACTCTGCCATGATCTCGGATGCTGTGAGGAAGGTGATCAAAGTTGGCAAG GTGCGGACGCAGGACATGGGCGGTTACTCTACCACCTCTGACTTCGTCAAGTCCGTGATTGATCACCTGCACCCCCACTATGGTGTCTAG
- the IDH3B gene encoding isocitrate dehydrogenase [NAD] subunit beta, mitochondrial isoform X1, whose amino-acid sequence MAALSCVRAAVTRRLLHPQSCELWRCLGTSAALLQRQAPAEYTKSEGIFSATMLPGDGVGPELMHSVKEVFKAAGVPVQFDEHHLSEVQNMASEEILDEVLESMKKSKVALIGKIHTPMEYKGELASYDMRLRRKLDLFANVVHVNSLPGYKTRHNNLDLVIIREQTEGEYSSLEHESAKGVIECLKIITRAKSQRIAKFAFDFATKKGRSKVTAVHKANIMKLGDGLFLRCCEEVAELYPKIKFDTMIIDNCCMQLVQNPYQFDVLVMPNLYGNIIDNLAAGLVGGAGVVPGESYSAEYAVFEMGARHPFAQAVGRNIANPTAMLLSSANMLRHLNLEYHSAMISDAVRKVIKVGKVRTQDMGGYSTTSDFVKSVIDHLHPHYGV is encoded by the exons ATGGCGGCGCTCAGTTGTGTCCGGGCGGCGGTAACCAGG CGCCTTCTTCACCCGCAGAGCTGTGAGTTGTGGAGATGCCTTGGAACCTCAGCGGCACTTCTGCAGAGGCAAGCGCCG GCAGAGTACACCAAATCCGAGGGGATCTTCTCGGCCACCATGTTGCCAGGGGACGGGGTGGGCCCAGAGCTCATGCACTCTGTCAAGGAAGTATTCAAG GCGGCCGGAGTTCCTGTGCAGTTCGATGAACACCACCTCAGTGAGGTGCAGAACATGGCTTCGGAGGAAATCCTGGACGAGGTTCTTGAGTCCATGAAAAAGAGCAAAGTGGCCCTCATag GGAAGATCCACACCCCCATGGAGTACAAAGGGGAGCTGGCTTCCTATGACATGAGGCTCAG GCGCAAGCTGGACCTCTTTGCCAACGTGGTCCATGTGAATAGCCTGCCTGGCTACAAAACCCGGCACAACAACTTGGACCTGGTGATAATCCGCGAGCAGACCGAGGGGGAGTACAGCTCCCTGGAACACGAG AGCGCGAAGGGTGTCATTGAATGCCTGAAGATCATCACTCGGGCCAAATCGCAGCGCATCGCCAAGTTTGCCTTCGACTTCGCCACCAAGAAGGGGCGCTCTAAGGTCACGGCTGTGCACAAAGCCAACATcat GAAGCTGGGCGATGGGCTCTTCTTGCGCTGCTGCGAAGAGGTGGCTGAGCTGTACCCCAAGATCAAGTTTGACACCATGATCATCGACAACTGCTGCATGCAG CTCGTGCAAAACCCCTACCAGTTTGACGTCTTGGTCATGCCCAACTTATATGGCAACATCATTGACAACCTGGCGGCCGGCCTGGTCGGCGGGGCTGGCGTGGTCCCTGGCGAAAGCTACAGTGCGGAGTACGCCGTCTTTGAGATG GGCGCCCGCCACCCTTTCGCCCAAGCCGTAGGGAGGAATATTGCCAACCCCACCGCCATGTTGCTTTCGTCGGCCAATATGCTGCGACATCTCAA CTTGGAGTATCACTCTGCCATGATCTCGGATGCTGTGAGGAAGGTGATCAAAGTTGGCAAG GTGCGGACGCAGGACATGGGCGGTTACTCTACCACCTCTGACTTCGTCAAGTCCGTGATTGATCACCTGCACCCCCACTATGGTGTCTAG
- the IDH3B gene encoding isocitrate dehydrogenase [NAD] subunit beta, mitochondrial isoform X2 yields MAALSCVRAAVTRRLLHPQSCELWRCLGTSAALLQRQAPAEYTKSEGIFSATMLPGDGVGPELMHSVKEVFKAAGVPVQFDEHHLSEVQNMASEEILDEVLESMKKSKVALIGKIHTPMEYKGELASYDMRLRRKLDLFANVVHVNSLPGYKTRHNNLDLVIIREQTEGEYSSLEHESAKGVIECLKIITRAKSQRIAKFAFDFATKKGRSKVTAVHKANIMKLGDGLFLRCCEEVAELYPKIKFDTMIIDNCCMQLVQNPYQFDVLVMPNLYGNIIDNLAAGLVGGAGVVPGESYSAEYAVFEMGARHPFAQAVGRNIANPTAMLLSSANMLRHLNLEYHSAMISDAVRKVIKVGKVRTPDMGGYSTSHDFTRAVITALME; encoded by the exons ATGGCGGCGCTCAGTTGTGTCCGGGCGGCGGTAACCAGG CGCCTTCTTCACCCGCAGAGCTGTGAGTTGTGGAGATGCCTTGGAACCTCAGCGGCACTTCTGCAGAGGCAAGCGCCG GCAGAGTACACCAAATCCGAGGGGATCTTCTCGGCCACCATGTTGCCAGGGGACGGGGTGGGCCCAGAGCTCATGCACTCTGTCAAGGAAGTATTCAAG GCGGCCGGAGTTCCTGTGCAGTTCGATGAACACCACCTCAGTGAGGTGCAGAACATGGCTTCGGAGGAAATCCTGGACGAGGTTCTTGAGTCCATGAAAAAGAGCAAAGTGGCCCTCATag GGAAGATCCACACCCCCATGGAGTACAAAGGGGAGCTGGCTTCCTATGACATGAGGCTCAG GCGCAAGCTGGACCTCTTTGCCAACGTGGTCCATGTGAATAGCCTGCCTGGCTACAAAACCCGGCACAACAACTTGGACCTGGTGATAATCCGCGAGCAGACCGAGGGGGAGTACAGCTCCCTGGAACACGAG AGCGCGAAGGGTGTCATTGAATGCCTGAAGATCATCACTCGGGCCAAATCGCAGCGCATCGCCAAGTTTGCCTTCGACTTCGCCACCAAGAAGGGGCGCTCTAAGGTCACGGCTGTGCACAAAGCCAACATcat GAAGCTGGGCGATGGGCTCTTCTTGCGCTGCTGCGAAGAGGTGGCTGAGCTGTACCCCAAGATCAAGTTTGACACCATGATCATCGACAACTGCTGCATGCAG CTCGTGCAAAACCCCTACCAGTTTGACGTCTTGGTCATGCCCAACTTATATGGCAACATCATTGACAACCTGGCGGCCGGCCTGGTCGGCGGGGCTGGCGTGGTCCCTGGCGAAAGCTACAGTGCGGAGTACGCCGTCTTTGAGATG GGCGCCCGCCACCCTTTCGCCCAAGCCGTAGGGAGGAATATTGCCAACCCCACCGCCATGTTGCTTTCGTCGGCCAATATGCTGCGACATCTCAA CTTGGAGTATCACTCTGCCATGATCTCGGATGCTGTGAGGAAGGTGATCAAAGTTGGCAAG